From Paraglaciecola sp. L1A13:
TGCCTTTATCAATGATATTCACCGTATGACTAATTCCCACATCAAAGAGATGATTTCTATCTTTCACCACGACCCCTCTTAACTTGTATAACACTGTCATAACAGACAATGTTTAAAAATTGTTATTTGAGTGTTAATGGTAATGCAGATTTAAGGATAGGACGTTTCCAAATTAGTAACGAAATGACTGAAAGAAAGAATGCTCAACCTAATTAATGAAAGAAAACATGATGTTCATCCGCCTTTTTTCAAACAACTTTAAAGGTAAAACCTTGCTGTAAAGACTTTCGTGCTAGGCGAGATAATAAATGAAGGTGAAAATAGTAAAATAGCGGGGATCATAGCTATAAACGGCTGTTTAGATGAGAAAGTATTCGCCGCCTATAGATATAGGCCTCCTAGGTATAGGCCTCCTAGGTATATATCTATAGTGCATCACAGGCGGCGCTAAAAATGAATTATGCGTATAAACGCTTACGCTTAACCTCAACGCTGTCGATATAACCATGCCAAGTAGCGTAACCAATAATAGGCATCAATATAATAAACCCAAAGAACTGGGTTCCGAAGCCGATTAATACGGACACCAAAATAATACTCGCCCAAAACAACATCGGGATCTTATTACTCCAGACCGTATTCATACTGGTTAATACCGCGGTAGCCAAATCAACTTTACGTTCCATAAGAATAGGCTGAGTAAACGCACTGAGAAAAAAAACTAATAACGTAAAACCGGCCCCTATAACGCCCCCTAACGCTAAAAACGGAAATAAATTTTCGTAATTTTCATCTAGGTACGGAGGATACAAAGCATGTATCAACGAAGCCACCCGTAACCAAAAAATCATCAGTACCATTAATAAGATCCCCAGACCCCATTCGTTGACTGCATTACGTTTAACGGCCTTAATACTGTGCCACAAAGAGGGTTTATGGCCTTTCTCTAATTCCCAACTGATATCGTAAAGACCTGCGGCCAAAAACGGTCCAATGAGCATAAAACACACAATGGCGGGTAAAATAACTAAGTGCCAACCTGTTAGTTCAACTAAATAGGTGATAAACCATGGAATTGCGGCAAAGAAAACACCAAAAATTAACGTCAATATAGGGGCGCGTATAGCATCTTGGATACCCAGCCTTAGCCAATTAATAGGATCGGTAATAGATAATTCTCTACAGGGTATTACCCGAGCGATAGTACTACCGGTAATGGCATTTTGCGGGGCTTCTTTAAAAGACTGTGACATAGATAGGTACTCCAAACAAAAAGAAATTTGTGTCTGTTTTATCTTACTGCTCTTTTAGACTAATCCTATAAACCAAACTTGTCAGGTAAAAGTTACCACTGTTAGAAGAGTTTTCGCGGTAATACTACTATCGGCTTTTAGGCTACCCATAATACACCTTGATTACCGCGGGCTTAGCAAGTGTAAACGCCTATCAATGCCAACGACACGGAATGCGCAAATAATCGTCCACAAGACATAATTATACTTAACATACCCTAGTGCCCTGTATTACTCTTGCAGCTACCTTTTCTATTCATCATTATCATGCGCACTTTCAAAAAATCAAAAAAACTCGATAACGTTTGTTATGACATTCGCGGCCCTATTTTAGAGCAAGCTCAAAAAATGGAAGATGAAGGGCACCGTATTTTAAAGCTTAATATTGGTAACCCT
This genomic window contains:
- a CDS encoding DUF2189 domain-containing protein, translated to MSQSFKEAPQNAITGSTIARVIPCRELSITDPINWLRLGIQDAIRAPILTLIFGVFFAAIPWFITYLVELTGWHLVILPAIVCFMLIGPFLAAGLYDISWELEKGHKPSLWHSIKAVKRNAVNEWGLGILLMVLMIFWLRVASLIHALYPPYLDENYENLFPFLALGGVIGAGFTLLVFFLSAFTQPILMERKVDLATAVLTSMNTVWSNKIPMLFWASIILVSVLIGFGTQFFGFIILMPIIGYATWHGYIDSVEVKRKRLYA